From one Desulfurococcus sp. genomic stretch:
- a CDS encoding 30S ribosomal protein S17, producing the protein MSQVKVNNIGIPGVQPPEKTCSDPKCPWHGNLKVRGVILTGVVVKKRMHRTVVVRHEYLHYVKKYMRYEKRHKNIHAHLPPCIDVSEGDTVIIGETRPLAKTVSFVVLGVARRGGE; encoded by the coding sequence ATGAGTCAGGTTAAAGTAAACAATATCGGGATACCAGGTGTTCAGCCACCTGAGAAAACGTGTAGTGACCCTAAGTGCCCGTGGCATGGGAACCTTAAGGTTAGAGGAGTTATTCTGACAGGCGTAGTCGTCAAGAAGAGAATGCACAGGACAGTTGTAGTTAGACACGAGTACCTCCACTACGTTAAAAAGTACATGAGGTACGAGAAGAGGCATAAGAATATTCACGCTCACCTACCCCCATGCATAGATGTCAGCGAAGGGGATACAGTCATTATAGGTGAAACAAGGCCTCTAGCAAAGACGGTTTCATTTGTTGTCTTAGGTGTGGCTAGAAGAGGTGGTGAGTAA
- a CDS encoding 30S ribosomal protein S14: protein MAKFKPPKMNKYGRGTQVCVRCGSRDAVIQAYGLYLCRQCFREVATVIGFKKYD, encoded by the coding sequence ATGGCTAAATTCAAGCCTCCAAAAATGAATAAGTATGGCCGTGGCACTCAGGTCTGTGTTAGATGCGGGTCGAGAGATGCAGTTATACAGGCTTACGGTCTTTACCTCTGCAGGCAGTGCTTTAGGGAGGTTGCAACAGTCATAGGCTTCAAGAAGTACGATTAG
- a CDS encoding 30S ribosomal protein S19 — translation MALSPQEIPVEWRKFKYRGRSLEELLSMSMDELVNILPARQRRSLKRGLTRAQIKLLAKIRRILRNPELAKKAVIKTHVRDMVVLPEMVGLTIAVYNGKEFVPVKITPEMIGHYLGEFSPSTKKVTHGEPGLKATKASRFIAVK, via the coding sequence TTGGCGCTAAGCCCGCAGGAGATACCGGTTGAATGGAGGAAGTTTAAGTATAGAGGCAGGAGTCTAGAGGAGCTCTTAAGCATGTCCATGGATGAGCTAGTAAACATTCTTCCAGCGAGACAGAGGAGGAGTCTTAAGAGAGGTTTAACTAGAGCCCAGATAAAACTACTAGCAAAGATCAGGAGGATCCTCAGGAACCCCGAGCTAGCTAAGAAGGCTGTCATAAAGACTCATGTGAGAGACATGGTTGTGCTTCCAGAAATGGTTGGGCTTACTATAGCAGTCTACAATGGAAAGGAGTTCGTGCCTGTTAAGATCACCCCTGAAATGATAGGGCATTATCTGGGAGAGTTCAGTCCAAGCACGAAGAAGGTTACACATGGAGAGCCTGGGTTGAAGGCTACCAAGGCGAGTCGATTCATAGCAGTGAAGTAG
- the rplX gene encoding 50S ribosomal protein L24: MPLTSSAKPSKQRKQLVEMPLHLKHKLFNAKLSEELAEKLGVKRLPVKQGDTVRIMRGEFKGHEGKVVEVDLKRIRIHVEGVQRKKADGTPIYVPIHPSKVMIIKADLSDKWRLNIVERRKTSIVEQAGEAG, from the coding sequence ATGCCGCTTACAAGCTCAGCTAAGCCGAGCAAGCAGAGAAAGCAGCTTGTAGAGATGCCACTCCACTTAAAGCACAAGCTCTTCAACGCTAAGCTATCCGAGGAGCTAGCAGAAAAACTGGGTGTTAAAAGGCTGCCGGTCAAGCAGGGGGATACCGTGAGGATTATGAGAGGCGAGTTCAAGGGGCATGAAGGTAAGGTTGTAGAAGTAGATTTAAAGCGTATTAGAATACACGTAGAGGGAGTTCAGAGGAAGAAGGCTGATGGAACCCCTATCTACGTGCCGATACATCCAAGTAAAGTCATGATTATAAAGGCTGATTTAAGTGACAAGTGGAGGCTTAACATAGTAGAGCGCAGGAAGACCAGTATAGTCGAGCAGGCTGGAGAGGCTGGTTGA
- a CDS encoding 30S ribosomal protein S3 produces MVGPRVKSYFLSYGLKKLMVDEVLASYFKDAGYAGVELYRTPTGHRVVIYAEYPSRLIGRGGSVIKKLTAIMENRLGLENTSITISPVVDPDLNARVVAFRIVRALEKGMHYRRVMMYMLRRIMEAGAVGAEIVVSGKLRGERATYEKLKAGRVYKTGEPVEYIVDRAVAKALLKPGIYGVEVVIVKPGVRLPDQVTLKTPSPQELEDLKPKVQQGGSSEG; encoded by the coding sequence TTGGTTGGACCACGCGTTAAATCATACTTCCTAAGCTACGGTTTGAAGAAGCTAATGGTGGATGAAGTATTAGCCAGCTACTTCAAGGATGCAGGGTACGCTGGCGTAGAGCTCTATAGAACTCCCACAGGCCACCGCGTGGTGATATACGCAGAGTACCCGAGCAGGCTGATAGGTAGAGGTGGAAGCGTAATAAAGAAGCTGACAGCCATCATGGAGAATAGATTAGGACTCGAAAACACCAGCATAACAATATCACCTGTAGTCGACCCAGACTTAAACGCGAGGGTTGTAGCCTTCAGAATAGTGAGAGCTCTAGAGAAAGGGATGCACTACCGTCGCGTAATGATGTACATGCTTAGAAGGATAATGGAGGCTGGAGCAGTAGGCGCAGAAATAGTTGTAAGCGGTAAGCTTAGAGGTGAGAGAGCAACATACGAGAAGCTGAAGGCTGGGAGAGTCTACAAGACCGGCGAGCCAGTAGAATACATTGTTGATAGAGCAGTAGCTAAAGCCCTCCTAAAACCAGGAATATACGGTGTTGAAGTAGTCATAGTTAAACCAGGCGTAAGGCTACCAGACCAGGTGACCTTGAAAACCCCTAGCCCCCAGGAGCTAGAGGACCTCAAGCCTAAAGTCCAGCAGGGTGGTAGTAGTGAAGGCTAG
- the rpmC gene encoding 50S ribosomal protein L29 produces the protein MKASEIRKMSPEERVRKLNELRLELVKLRLQARMGTLTNTARIRNVKRDIARILTVIRETSGARGAGE, from the coding sequence GTGAAGGCTAGTGAGATAAGAAAGATGAGCCCCGAGGAGAGAGTGAGAAAGCTTAACGAGCTGAGATTAGAGCTAGTGAAGCTAAGACTACAAGCTAGAATGGGGACTCTAACTAATACAGCTAGGATTAGAAACGTGAAGCGGGATATAGCTAGGATACTAACAGTAATACGGGAGACTAGTGGAGCTAGAGGTGCAGGAGAGTGA
- a CDS encoding 50S ribosomal protein L19e gives MSDLSLQKKLAAEILGVGVSRIWIDPSRVEDVEAAITRKDVKKLINDGVIRVKPEHGIAGYSSKVRQKQRVKGRSRGHGKRKGSKNARSNSKEEWMNRIRKIRRYLRSLRDRKLIDRRTYRRLYMLAKGGQFSSLASLKLYLKENNILREVR, from the coding sequence ATGAGCGATCTATCACTTCAGAAGAAGCTTGCAGCCGAGATACTGGGGGTAGGAGTTTCAAGAATATGGATAGACCCCTCTAGAGTAGAAGATGTAGAGGCTGCAATAACCAGGAAGGATGTGAAAAAGCTGATCAATGATGGAGTAATAAGAGTTAAACCTGAACACGGGATCGCAGGCTACAGCTCTAAAGTGAGACAGAAGCAGAGAGTTAAAGGCAGGAGCAGAGGGCACGGTAAGAGAAAAGGGAGTAAGAACGCTAGGAGCAATAGTAAAGAGGAGTGGATGAACAGGATTAGAAAGATTAGAAGATACCTGAGAAGCCTGAGGGACCGCAAGCTCATAGACCGCAGGACTTATAGAAGACTTTACATGCTCGCTAAAGGCGGCCAGTTCAGTAGTCTTGCATCCCTGAAACTCTACCTCAAGGAAAACAATATACTAAGGGAGGTTAGATAG
- a CDS encoding 30S ribosomal protein S8, whose protein sequence is MVVMDTLANALSAIYNAEMRAKKEVVVWPASKLTLNVLKVLQREGYIGEFEYIDDGRWGKIKIQLLGRINKIGVIKPRYPVKYKELEEFPDWLKRYLPAYNIGVVIVSTPYGVLSHKEAVEKHTGGVLLAYCY, encoded by the coding sequence ATGGTGGTCATGGATACTCTCGCAAACGCCCTCTCAGCGATATACAACGCTGAGATGAGAGCTAAGAAGGAGGTTGTAGTCTGGCCGGCATCTAAGCTAACTCTTAACGTGCTGAAAGTCCTCCAACGGGAGGGATACATAGGGGAGTTCGAGTACATTGATGACGGGAGATGGGGTAAGATAAAGATACAGCTACTGGGGAGAATCAATAAGATAGGCGTCATTAAGCCTAGATACCCAGTCAAGTACAAGGAGCTCGAGGAGTTCCCAGACTGGCTTAAACGGTATCTCCCAGCATACAATATAGGAGTAGTAATAGTCTCGACTCCCTACGGCGTGTTATCCCACAAGGAGGCTGTAGAGAAGCATACAGGCGGGGTACTCCTAGCATACTGCTACTGA
- a CDS encoding 50S ribosomal protein L14 encodes MGAKRAVAGKPAISRRRINTGLQVMSRVKVADNSGAREVLIIGVPEYHGRLRRVPPAGVGDLVVVSVKKGTPEMRKKIFKAIIVRQKRPYKRPDGTWVAFEDNAVVILTPEGTPKGTEIRGPIAKEAAERWPQIANLASIIV; translated from the coding sequence ATGGGTGCGAAGAGAGCTGTAGCAGGCAAGCCAGCTATCTCCAGGAGGAGGATTAACACAGGCCTCCAGGTAATGTCGAGGGTTAAGGTAGCTGATAATAGTGGTGCCAGGGAAGTCTTAATTATAGGTGTCCCAGAGTACCATGGAAGACTGAGAAGAGTTCCACCAGCTGGTGTAGGAGACCTCGTTGTCGTCAGCGTGAAGAAGGGGACACCCGAGATGAGGAAGAAGATTTTTAAGGCGATAATAGTACGGCAGAAGAGGCCTTACAAGAGGCCCGACGGCACCTGGGTAGCCTTCGAGGATAACGCAGTCGTCATTCTAACACCCGAGGGGACACCTAAAGGTACCGAGATACGTGGGCCTATAGCTAAAGAGGCTGCTGAGAGATGGCCTCAGATAGCGAATCTAGCCTCAATAATAGTCTGA
- a CDS encoding 50S ribosomal protein L6, which translates to MAKMLYVAEKVRIPEGIAVEVDGLKVTVRGPKGFITRDFSHARGVIVRLEDDSVVVEAYRADRKLKALVGSIAAHIRNMITGVMRGYRYKLKIIYSHFPMSVTVDEKNRVVRIKNFMGERSDRIARIYGNVKVSVKGDEVIVEGVDIEEVGLTAASIERATKVTDRDRRIFMDGIYIYEKGEAS; encoded by the coding sequence TTGGCCAAGATGCTCTATGTGGCTGAGAAGGTGAGGATACCAGAGGGCATAGCAGTCGAAGTAGATGGCTTAAAGGTTACAGTTAGAGGCCCGAAGGGCTTTATAACCAGAGACTTTAGCCACGCTAGAGGCGTCATCGTGAGACTTGAAGACGACTCAGTAGTAGTTGAAGCCTACAGAGCTGACAGGAAGCTTAAAGCTCTCGTAGGATCCATTGCAGCCCACATACGCAACATGATTACAGGTGTCATGAGAGGCTACAGGTACAAGCTTAAAATCATATACTCGCACTTCCCTATGAGCGTCACAGTAGACGAGAAGAACAGGGTTGTCAGGATAAAAAACTTCATGGGTGAAAGGTCAGATAGAATTGCGAGAATATACGGGAACGTTAAAGTGTCAGTTAAAGGCGATGAAGTAATAGTTGAAGGAGTAGACATAGAGGAAGTCGGGCTTACAGCTGCATCTATTGAGAGAGCCACTAAGGTTACAGATAGAGATAGAAGGATCTTCATGGATGGAATATACATCTACGAGAAGGGTGAGGCCTCATGA
- a CDS encoding 50S ribosomal protein L5: MIALTSEVEKEILEKWSRNPMLKPFIAKVTVNISVGAETERLPKAIRVLEELTGQKPVPRRAKRTIKDFGIRKGENIAAKVTLRGEKALAFLRKVFETVGYRLKASSFDDHGNVSIGIKEHIHMPGVRYDPEIGIFGMDVAVTIERPGYRVMRRKRARTSIPRRHRVSKLEAMVLLKQLFGVEIVEG, from the coding sequence GTGATAGCTCTTACAAGCGAGGTTGAAAAAGAGATTCTTGAGAAGTGGAGTAGAAATCCAATGCTTAAACCATTCATAGCTAAGGTCACCGTTAACATAAGTGTTGGAGCTGAGACTGAAAGACTCCCGAAAGCAATACGAGTCCTCGAGGAGCTAACAGGGCAGAAGCCTGTTCCCAGGAGGGCTAAGAGAACAATCAAGGACTTCGGGATCAGGAAGGGCGAGAATATTGCCGCCAAGGTGACCTTAAGGGGGGAGAAGGCTTTAGCATTCCTCAGGAAGGTCTTCGAGACTGTAGGCTACAGGCTGAAGGCTTCAAGCTTCGATGATCATGGAAATGTCAGCATCGGCATCAAGGAGCACATCCACATGCCTGGAGTCAGATACGACCCGGAGATAGGGATATTCGGCATGGATGTAGCGGTCACCATTGAGAGACCCGGGTACAGAGTAATGAGGCGGAAGCGTGCTAGAACTAGTATTCCTAGAAGGCACAGGGTAAGCAAGCTTGAAGCAATGGTTCTATTAAAGCAGTTGTTTGGTGTTGAAATAGTAGAAGGGTAG
- a CDS encoding ribonuclease P protein subunit has product MRRASTIRHDLIGLKIRVLEYPDRKLVGLEGVVVDETLKTILVETADGRRVRVFKFNGLFEFTMPSGETIVIKGWKIVGRPWERLKSALR; this is encoded by the coding sequence GTGAGGAGAGCTAGTACTATTAGACACGATTTAATTGGATTGAAAATTAGAGTCCTCGAGTACCCGGATCGTAAGCTCGTAGGGCTTGAAGGCGTAGTTGTCGATGAAACCCTCAAGACTATTCTAGTTGAGACAGCTGACGGCAGGAGGGTAAGAGTCTTCAAGTTTAACGGTTTATTCGAGTTTACCATGCCCTCCGGCGAGACCATTGTTATTAAAGGGTGGAAGATTGTTGGGAGACCATGGGAGAGATTAAAGAGTGCTTTGAGGTAG
- a CDS encoding VWA domain-containing protein, protein MSKNSSSSSMDARSLVDEAISREIEALKPRLSELRETPVDKLVLYVKMKLALKALARDEGILASLEEALAESLGLKLKHPGGSREGLVEYFQPAENLWRRLGRSRRLTASRLLSESSSRDEVLTYIWLRRSGVLKKRSDGSLIASRVEAQRSLSNERCEVALEDISRYLKEVSSSLWSKVITRSLLENASTSELVSLAGEYYGFNASVDARITEELRKRILNGWKPAPSDARRLEDALRDALKGVTGVEVPLHLLPYIDTVEEYVAARRERLAREIERLPLKERWSILRSLRRKVRDPGFYESLNPITLMDLKGLGGLSEPLAGKVALGEAIGSYLEYLLTGDASYKTYALHVAERIDASILDPRYKPILESIINGDDGRLLFLLGREMSLDALELISIKLGDEYSRRGILDPVLVKKAVVLGLRLLNYMRKKAGLPQKRKAVGVKGRLEVRETMYKWVRFNYNSVFKGRVKRRRLIGVVDVSGSMARFSLWSILSLAFTLPATSHVVVFSEEARVYKLPSRKTVAVLAGFLEKLYTEGFKGYTNISRALRVAGELALKTGSKTLLLFSDLKQTVPGEEPWSVAGSLTSKGLRIVALTPYTTSDVVAEKYRSAGCDVVAVENPESIPIILKRKISLKK, encoded by the coding sequence TTGTCGAAGAACTCCTCGAGTAGCAGTATGGATGCGAGAAGCCTAGTTGACGAGGCTATCTCAAGAGAGATAGAGGCTTTAAAACCCAGGTTGAGCGAGCTAAGAGAGACCCCGGTCGACAAGCTTGTACTCTACGTTAAAATGAAGCTTGCACTTAAAGCACTAGCAAGAGATGAAGGCATCTTAGCTAGCCTAGAGGAGGCTCTAGCTGAGTCACTAGGCTTAAAGCTAAAGCATCCCGGGGGCTCCAGGGAGGGTCTTGTAGAGTACTTCCAGCCTGCAGAGAACCTCTGGAGAAGGCTGGGTAGAAGCCGTCGTTTAACAGCCAGCAGGCTGCTTAGTGAATCCTCTTCGAGGGATGAAGTGCTCACGTACATATGGTTGAGAAGAAGCGGAGTGCTTAAAAAGCGGTCTGATGGCTCGCTGATAGCGAGTAGAGTAGAGGCGCAGCGCTCTTTAAGCAATGAGAGGTGCGAGGTAGCCTTAGAGGATATAAGCCGCTACCTTAAAGAAGTCTCCAGTAGCCTCTGGAGTAAAGTGATAACTAGAAGCCTCCTCGAGAATGCTAGTACAAGCGAGCTTGTATCCCTAGCTGGAGAATACTACGGGTTTAATGCTAGTGTTGACGCAAGGATCACAGAGGAGTTAAGAAAACGGATTCTAAACGGGTGGAAGCCGGCTCCAAGCGACGCTAGAAGACTTGAAGACGCATTAAGAGATGCTCTTAAAGGAGTAACCGGCGTGGAAGTCCCCTTACATCTACTACCCTACATTGACACAGTAGAAGAGTACGTGGCTGCGAGAAGAGAGAGGCTAGCGAGAGAAATTGAGAGGCTGCCGTTAAAGGAGAGGTGGAGTATTCTGAGAAGCCTGAGAAGGAAGGTGAGAGACCCCGGCTTCTACGAGAGCTTAAACCCTATCACTCTAATGGATCTTAAGGGTCTCGGAGGCTTAAGCGAACCATTAGCAGGGAAGGTGGCTCTCGGCGAGGCCATAGGAAGCTATCTCGAATACCTTTTAACCGGGGATGCATCCTACAAGACTTACGCTCTACACGTAGCTGAAAGAATAGATGCTTCAATACTAGACCCCAGGTACAAGCCGATCCTTGAAAGCATAATTAACGGTGACGATGGAAGACTTCTCTTCCTGCTTGGAAGGGAGATGAGTCTTGATGCACTCGAGTTAATATCGATTAAGCTTGGCGATGAGTACTCGAGGAGAGGGATTCTGGATCCAGTTCTAGTCAAGAAGGCCGTGGTACTAGGCCTAAGGCTCTTAAACTACATGAGGAAGAAAGCTGGCCTCCCGCAGAAGCGTAAAGCTGTAGGCGTGAAGGGGAGGCTGGAGGTCAGGGAAACCATGTATAAGTGGGTGAGATTCAACTACAATTCAGTCTTCAAGGGGCGGGTGAAGCGGAGGAGGCTTATAGGAGTAGTTGATGTCAGCGGTAGCATGGCTAGGTTCTCACTATGGTCTATTCTCTCACTTGCATTCACTCTACCTGCTACATCGCATGTAGTAGTCTTCAGCGAGGAGGCACGGGTCTACAAGCTTCCCTCCAGGAAGACTGTGGCTGTTCTCGCGGGATTCCTCGAGAAGCTTTACACTGAGGGCTTTAAGGGGTACACGAATATCTCTAGAGCGCTTAGAGTAGCCGGCGAGCTAGCATTGAAGACAGGCTCGAAAACCCTGCTCTTATTCAGCGACCTCAAGCAGACAGTGCCCGGCGAGGAGCCCTGGAGTGTTGCAGGCAGCCTGACTAGTAAGGGGTTAAGGATAGTAGCGTTGACACCCTACACTACTAGCGATGTAGTAGCAGAGAAGTACAGGAGTGCGGGATGCGATGTTGTAGCTGTAGAGAACCCCGAGAGCATACCGATTATTTTAAAAAGGAAGATTAGTCTTAAAAAATGA
- a CDS encoding 50S ribosomal protein L18 → MARGPRYKVPRRRRREGKTNYRKRYIMILSKHPRFVVRKTLNYIWVQVVEAKPQGDVVIAAAHSSELRKKFGWKAGTSNTPAAYLTGLLAALRALEKGVKYAVPDIGLHRPTKGSIVFAAIKAANEVGLKVPASSEVFPSEERIRGEHIASYAKVLREAGLLEKRFSRYLASGLQPEDLPAHFEEVKNSILKHYGFKQG, encoded by the coding sequence ATGGCTAGAGGACCCCGCTACAAGGTTCCAAGAAGGAGGAGGAGAGAAGGGAAGACCAATTACCGTAAGCGCTACATAATGATTCTCTCAAAGCACCCTAGGTTCGTTGTAAGGAAGACATTGAACTATATCTGGGTTCAAGTAGTAGAGGCAAAGCCTCAGGGAGATGTAGTTATAGCAGCAGCTCACTCCAGCGAGCTTAGAAAGAAGTTTGGGTGGAAAGCCGGCACGAGTAACACGCCTGCAGCCTACCTGACAGGCTTGCTTGCTGCTCTCAGAGCCCTTGAGAAAGGTGTTAAATACGCTGTGCCAGATATAGGGTTGCACCGTCCAACCAAGGGCTCCATTGTATTCGCGGCTATAAAAGCTGCTAATGAAGTAGGACTTAAAGTACCTGCTAGCAGTGAAGTATTTCCTTCAGAGGAGAGAATTAGAGGCGAGCATATAGCATCCTACGCTAAAGTATTAAGGGAGGCGGGTTTACTCGAGAAGAGGTTTTCCAGGTATCTTGCAAGCGGCCTGCAGCCGGAAGACCTCCCAGCCCACTTCGAGGAGGTTAAAAACAGTATTTTAAAGCACTACGGGTTTAAGCAGGGGTGA
- a CDS encoding MoxR family ATPase produces the protein MHLDTTDPIVRKVYEIYGPVVETRQPVRDPEEMIRVLREEFKLIVKPYVVYITLSAFINNRPVLYEGPPGTGKTEIGEAILYLWSGKKPFVLPCSENYDEYRVIGDFHPAMAMAKGFNEESFIPRPLLAGLIMEAGVLIDEIRRSSEEFQNLLLDIIDKRRIIIPELKKVYYQSGMGFQVVFTSNPYDIAQGELSDAFLRRVVRVEFHYPSIQEEYEILKLKLGDLSRRLDDNIVFKALEVVNKLRSKAVYKPGISETVTWLTLTALISDMKGREKASEEDLREAGKAVLYKNPEDRELVEELLE, from the coding sequence ATGCACCTGGATACAACTGACCCGATCGTGAGGAAGGTATACGAGATATATGGGCCTGTTGTCGAGACTAGGCAGCCGGTTAGAGACCCTGAGGAGATGATCAGGGTTCTAAGAGAAGAGTTTAAGCTTATCGTTAAACCCTATGTTGTCTACATAACGTTATCTGCGTTCATAAATAATAGACCTGTCCTCTACGAGGGCCCCCCGGGAACCGGTAAAACTGAGATTGGTGAGGCAATACTATACTTGTGGAGCGGTAAGAAGCCCTTTGTACTACCCTGCAGTGAGAACTACGATGAGTACAGGGTTATAGGAGACTTCCATCCAGCTATGGCTATGGCTAAGGGATTCAATGAGGAGAGCTTTATACCTAGGCCTCTACTAGCAGGGCTGATAATGGAGGCAGGCGTCCTAATAGATGAGATCAGGAGGAGTAGCGAGGAGTTCCAGAACCTCCTCCTGGATATAATAGATAAGAGGAGGATCATTATACCGGAGCTCAAGAAGGTATACTATCAGAGCGGGATGGGATTCCAGGTAGTATTTACCAGCAACCCCTACGATATAGCTCAAGGAGAGTTGAGCGATGCCTTCCTCAGGAGAGTTGTAAGAGTAGAATTCCACTACCCGTCTATACAGGAGGAGTACGAGATACTCAAGCTTAAGCTAGGCGATTTAAGCAGGAGGCTTGACGACAACATAGTCTTCAAGGCGCTCGAGGTAGTCAATAAGCTGAGGAGTAAAGCAGTCTACAAGCCAGGTATCTCCGAGACTGTTACATGGCTGACTCTTACAGCTTTAATCTCAGATATGAAGGGTAGGGAGAAAGCAAGCGAGGAAGATCTGCGCGAGGCGGGTAAAGCCGTCCTCTACAAGAACCCGGAGGATAGAGAGCTTGTCGAAGAACTCCTCGAGTAG
- a CDS encoding 30S ribosomal protein S4e codes for MGSMGGSRHLKALSAPRYWPILRKEYKWTVKPSPGPHAIERSIPLLILVRDILGYAKTGKEARRLIAEGHFKIDGKTRRDYKFPVGAMDVVEVVDTGVFYRVIPVPTKVLDLIEISREEASFKLCRIEDKTTVKGGHIQLNLHDGRNLLVRVNDPRNPVEDIYDTLGTVKISIPGQQLLDYIPLKEGVIAIISGGRNIGRVGRIVSIHRGMRRYRSIVTLEDANGSRFQTSLDYAFPIGIDKPLIKLPEGAWR; via the coding sequence ATGGGTAGCATGGGTGGAAGTAGGCATTTAAAAGCGCTTAGCGCGCCTAGATACTGGCCTATACTTAGAAAGGAGTATAAGTGGACTGTTAAGCCTTCCCCGGGACCCCACGCTATTGAGAGATCCATACCGCTGCTTATACTTGTAAGAGATATCCTGGGGTACGCTAAGACAGGTAAGGAGGCTAGGAGGCTCATAGCTGAAGGACACTTCAAGATTGATGGGAAGACTAGGAGAGACTACAAGTTCCCGGTTGGAGCAATGGATGTAGTTGAAGTAGTAGATACAGGCGTATTCTACAGGGTTATCCCTGTGCCTACAAAAGTCTTAGATTTAATAGAGATCTCAAGGGAGGAGGCTTCATTCAAGCTGTGTAGGATTGAAGATAAGACAACTGTGAAGGGAGGGCACATACAGTTAAACCTTCACGATGGCCGAAACCTCCTTGTGAGAGTCAACGATCCAAGAAACCCTGTTGAAGACATCTATGATACACTAGGCACTGTAAAGATATCTATTCCAGGCCAGCAGCTACTAGACTACATCCCATTAAAGGAGGGCGTGATAGCCATAATCTCCGGTGGTAGAAACATTGGGAGGGTAGGTAGAATAGTATCCATTCATAGAGGTATGAGGAGGTATAGAAGCATAGTCACCCTTGAAGACGCGAATGGTAGTAGATTCCAGACAAGCCTTGACTATGCATTCCCAATAGGCATTGATAAGCCGTTAATAAAGCTCCCAGAGGGTGCCTGGCGGTGA
- a CDS encoding 50S ribosomal protein L22 has product MPTWHYSVKFEDESKIAKAVRYDIPVSIKYMREIAYTLKGMKLSDAIRFLEEVIKLKQPVPFRRYHGKLSHKRGLADRFKWPSGRYPVKGAKYALEVLRNVEANAENKGLDKSKLVIIHIAAHKGLTLKRYMPRAFGRATPKYRRMSHLEVIVGEVE; this is encoded by the coding sequence ATGCCTACATGGCACTACTCTGTTAAATTCGAGGATGAGTCAAAGATTGCTAAAGCAGTTAGATACGATATACCTGTTTCAATCAAGTACATGCGTGAAATAGCCTATACGCTTAAAGGAATGAAGCTCAGCGATGCTATAAGATTCCTCGAGGAAGTCATCAAGCTGAAGCAGCCGGTGCCGTTTAGAAGGTATCACGGGAAGCTAAGCCATAAGAGGGGGCTAGCTGACAGGTTCAAGTGGCCTTCTGGAAGATACCCTGTCAAGGGAGCTAAATACGCTCTTGAAGTACTGAGGAATGTTGAAGCTAACGCTGAGAATAAAGGACTGGATAAAAGTAAGCTAGTCATAATCCATATAGCAGCTCATAAAGGCTTAACTCTGAAGAGGTATATGCCTAGAGCCTTCGGCCGGGCAACACCCAAGTACCGTAGGATGAGTCATCTAGAAGTCATTGTAGGCGAGGTGGAGTAG
- a CDS encoding 50S ribosomal protein L32e, whose protein sequence is MNPEIERLLKLREIMKRSRPDFYRYEWWKKPKFKNNPAWRKPKGIDNKMRLQLKGYPPLVKVGYRSPRLVRGLHPTGLEPVVVYSPGDLESLDASRHIVYIGGSVGLKKAIEIYKAAVSKGLKVANPPRILESQGA, encoded by the coding sequence ATGAACCCTGAGATTGAACGCCTCCTTAAACTAAGAGAGATTATGAAGAGGAGTAGGCCAGACTTCTACAGGTACGAGTGGTGGAAGAAGCCGAAGTTTAAGAATAATCCTGCCTGGAGGAAGCCAAAGGGTATAGACAACAAGATGAGACTCCAGCTTAAAGGATACCCGCCTCTAGTTAAAGTAGGCTACAGGAGCCCCAGGCTTGTAAGAGGTCTTCACCCTACAGGCTTAGAGCCTGTGGTAGTATACAGTCCCGGAGACCTTGAGAGCCTTGATGCAAGCAGACACATAGTGTACATTGGCGGAAGCGTCGGCTTGAAGAAGGCTATAGAGATATACAAGGCAGCTGTCTCTAAAGGCTTAAAGGTAGCTAATCCCCCTAGAATACTAGAGTCCCAGGGTGCTTAG